A genomic region of Tsukamurella pulmonis contains the following coding sequences:
- a CDS encoding MlaD family protein, whose protein sequence is MTRTRRAVRWLPRRLSTAIVVGAAVTLAGCGVSPANMDMRNPLSDGDQYEVKLQFADVLNLPIGARISLGGLTVGRVKAVALGEDAATVTVRMDKSVSVPSDIHASVLQDTLLGEAYVRLEMPEKSTGAAQPLRAGAVLPQTQTSPPRSVESTLTILADYFGSGSVQDVSKTIERLNTALPKERPQFDLLSTQLSRDVTGLGANTAEVNRLLDSATEMADRIAKQEANFKDTLTPYHMKYWANQGKLMSNIGVLLPAVGGMLQQGYWLIPLMNSSSDLFELLTADMVSLGSAIHGGSVLVNKNLVPFVTKPVVKIDSVTNTAGQDVSPGAIKVLRLIGQAR, encoded by the coding sequence ATGACCCGCACACGCCGCGCGGTGCGCTGGCTCCCCCGCCGCCTGTCGACGGCGATCGTCGTCGGTGCGGCCGTGACCCTCGCCGGGTGCGGCGTGAGTCCCGCCAACATGGACATGCGCAATCCTCTCTCCGACGGCGACCAGTACGAGGTGAAGCTGCAGTTCGCCGACGTGCTGAACCTGCCCATCGGGGCACGGATCTCGTTGGGCGGGCTGACCGTCGGCCGGGTCAAGGCCGTCGCGCTGGGCGAGGACGCCGCGACCGTCACCGTGCGCATGGACAAGTCCGTCTCCGTGCCCTCGGACATCCACGCCTCCGTCCTGCAGGACACGCTCCTCGGCGAGGCCTACGTCCGGTTGGAGATGCCCGAGAAGTCCACCGGCGCCGCGCAACCGCTGCGCGCGGGAGCGGTCCTGCCCCAGACGCAGACGAGTCCGCCGCGATCGGTGGAGAGCACGCTCACGATCCTCGCGGACTACTTCGGCAGCGGCTCGGTGCAGGACGTCAGCAAGACGATCGAGCGACTCAACACGGCGCTGCCCAAGGAGCGCCCGCAGTTCGACTTGCTCTCGACCCAGCTCAGCCGGGACGTGACCGGTCTCGGCGCCAACACCGCCGAGGTGAACCGCCTGCTCGATTCGGCGACCGAGATGGCCGACCGGATCGCCAAGCAGGAGGCGAACTTCAAGGACACGCTGACGCCGTACCACATGAAGTACTGGGCCAACCAGGGCAAGCTCATGTCGAACATCGGTGTGCTGCTGCCCGCCGTGGGCGGCATGCTGCAGCAGGGCTACTGGCTGATCCCGCTGATGAACTCGTCGTCCGACCTGTTCGAGCTGCTCACCGCGGACATGGTCTCGCTGGGCTCCGCGATCCACGGCGGCTCGGTCCTGGTGAACAAGAACCTCGTCCCGTTCGTGACCAAGCCGGTCGTGAAGATCGACTCGGTGACCAACACCGCCGGCCAGGACGTCTCGCCCGGCGCGATCAAGGTCCTGCGACTGATCGGACAAGCCCGATGA
- a CDS encoding 2-keto-4-pentenoate hydratase, whose product MDDSAVSAAADALLGAYAACAPIDPIIGMFPDATVTDAYRIQQEQVRRWEAAGDAVKGHKVGLASLAMQRQMNVYEPDFGHLTASMFHLEQMPIDTSSWMQPRIEPEIAFVLGRELRGPGVTVADAIRAVDFVVPALEVVDSRIKDWNISIVDTVADNASSGGVVLGSRPTRLTDIDLRTVGCTFRISGEQVGTGAGGAVLGSPINALVWLANTVGPLGTTLEPGHVVLPGSMTRAEPVRAGDTVVADMGPLGSVTAVLAP is encoded by the coding sequence ATGGACGATTCCGCTGTCTCCGCCGCCGCCGACGCGCTGCTCGGCGCGTACGCCGCATGCGCGCCGATCGACCCGATCATCGGCATGTTCCCCGATGCCACGGTCACCGACGCGTACCGCATCCAGCAGGAGCAGGTGCGCCGCTGGGAGGCCGCGGGCGACGCGGTCAAGGGCCACAAGGTGGGGCTCGCCTCGCTCGCGATGCAGCGCCAGATGAACGTCTACGAACCTGATTTCGGTCACCTCACGGCGTCGATGTTCCACTTGGAGCAGATGCCGATCGACACCTCGTCGTGGATGCAGCCGCGGATCGAGCCGGAGATCGCCTTCGTCCTCGGCCGAGAACTGCGCGGCCCCGGTGTCACGGTGGCGGACGCGATCCGCGCCGTGGACTTCGTGGTGCCCGCCCTCGAGGTGGTGGACTCGCGGATCAAGGACTGGAACATCTCCATCGTCGACACCGTGGCAGACAACGCCTCTTCGGGCGGCGTGGTCCTGGGCAGCCGGCCCACCCGGCTGACCGACATCGACCTGCGCACCGTCGGGTGCACCTTCCGGATCAGCGGCGAGCAGGTGGGCACCGGCGCGGGCGGCGCCGTCCTCGGCTCGCCGATCAACGCGCTCGTCTGGCTCGCGAACACCGTCGGCCCGCTGGGCACCACCCTCGAGCCCGGCCACGTCGTACTACCCGGCTCGATGACGCGCGCCGAGCCGGTGCGCGCCGGAGACACCGTCGTCGCCGACATGGGCCCGCTGGGCTCCGTGACGGCCGTACTCGCCCCCTGA
- a CDS encoding acyl-CoA dehydrogenase family protein, whose protein sequence is MALAITDVQHALAESIRDWAERAHPVDAVRSGDAGALEKAWRGLADIGVFGITLGEDLGGFGGTAEDAAVAVEAATAVLAPGPVTGTVTVGVLLEHHLRGTDRLGDVRAALAAGEARAALVVDGDGSLAPDATPDSHLLIESPGGTWHLLPPGTAGVTVEPLPGLDTSRPLARIHLEDPAFEEATAIPALTGDDARAALAAFAAAEAAGIAAWSLRTAAEYAKVRVQFGKPIGAFQAIKQIAADMLCRAEQSAALAWDAARSVGAGTEHHLAAAVAAAGALDAAVQNAKDAIQVLGGIGFTFEHDAHLYLRRATALRSLLGDTTGWRTRAAELAISGVRRGLDYEVEGDHARAAAEAERIAAMTADEQRRTLAESGLLVPHWDPPYGRGAGPAEQLVLDEALEAAGVERPTLVIGAWAAPTILEHGTSEQAERFVWPTLLGEITWCQLFSEPEAGSDLASLRTRATRVEGGWSLTGQKVWTSLAHEADWAICLARTDPDAPKHKGITYFLVDMLSDGIDVRPLREITGDVRFNEVFLEDVFVPDDCVVGAVNGGWRLARTTLANERVAMSGSGLGARLESLLADPGPAPDLAALGELVTEAASCTLLDLRAVIASVGGQDPGAGSSVRKLVGVQHRQAVAEACLRRLGPDGAVAGPEDPADARYEFLLTRCLSIAGGTSQILRNVAAEQLLGLPRS, encoded by the coding sequence GTGGCCCTCGCGATCACCGATGTCCAGCACGCCCTCGCCGAGTCGATCCGTGACTGGGCCGAGCGCGCCCACCCCGTCGACGCGGTCCGCTCCGGCGACGCGGGCGCCCTGGAGAAGGCCTGGCGCGGCCTGGCCGACATCGGCGTCTTCGGCATCACGCTCGGAGAGGACCTGGGCGGATTCGGCGGCACCGCCGAGGACGCCGCCGTCGCCGTCGAGGCCGCAACCGCGGTGCTCGCCCCGGGACCGGTCACGGGCACCGTCACCGTGGGCGTACTGCTCGAGCATCACCTGCGCGGCACGGACCGCCTCGGCGACGTGCGGGCCGCGCTCGCGGCGGGTGAGGCCCGCGCCGCGCTCGTCGTCGACGGTGACGGCTCCCTCGCACCGGACGCGACGCCGGACTCCCATCTGCTGATCGAGTCCCCCGGCGGCACCTGGCATCTGCTTCCGCCCGGGACCGCCGGCGTCACCGTCGAGCCGCTGCCAGGACTCGACACCTCCCGGCCACTGGCCCGGATCCACCTCGAAGACCCGGCGTTCGAGGAGGCCACCGCGATCCCCGCGCTGACCGGCGACGACGCCCGGGCCGCGCTCGCCGCCTTCGCCGCCGCGGAGGCCGCCGGCATCGCCGCCTGGTCGCTCCGCACCGCGGCGGAGTACGCCAAGGTCCGGGTGCAGTTCGGCAAGCCGATCGGCGCGTTCCAGGCGATCAAGCAGATCGCCGCCGACATGCTCTGCCGCGCCGAGCAGTCCGCGGCCCTGGCCTGGGACGCCGCCCGCTCCGTCGGGGCCGGAACCGAGCACCACCTCGCCGCGGCCGTCGCGGCCGCGGGGGCGCTCGACGCCGCGGTGCAGAACGCCAAGGACGCGATCCAGGTGCTGGGGGGCATCGGCTTCACCTTCGAGCACGACGCGCACCTGTACCTGCGCCGCGCGACGGCGCTGCGATCCCTGCTCGGCGATACGACCGGATGGCGCACGCGCGCAGCAGAACTCGCGATCTCCGGCGTCCGCCGCGGACTCGACTACGAGGTGGAGGGCGATCACGCAAGGGCCGCGGCGGAGGCCGAGCGGATCGCCGCGATGACGGCGGACGAGCAGCGACGCACCCTCGCCGAATCGGGACTGCTGGTGCCGCACTGGGATCCGCCCTACGGCCGCGGCGCGGGACCGGCGGAACAGCTGGTGCTCGACGAGGCCCTGGAGGCGGCGGGCGTGGAGCGGCCGACACTGGTGATCGGCGCGTGGGCCGCGCCCACGATTCTCGAACACGGCACGTCCGAGCAGGCGGAGCGGTTCGTGTGGCCGACCCTGCTGGGCGAGATCACCTGGTGTCAGCTGTTCAGCGAGCCCGAGGCCGGATCCGACCTCGCCTCACTGCGGACGAGGGCGACGCGTGTCGAGGGCGGATGGTCGCTGACCGGGCAGAAGGTGTGGACCTCGCTCGCACACGAGGCCGACTGGGCGATCTGCCTGGCGCGCACCGATCCCGACGCACCGAAGCACAAGGGCATCACCTACTTCCTGGTCGACATGCTCTCGGACGGCATCGACGTCCGCCCGCTGCGCGAGATCACCGGCGACGTGCGGTTCAACGAGGTCTTCCTCGAGGACGTCTTCGTGCCGGACGACTGCGTCGTGGGCGCGGTGAACGGCGGCTGGCGCCTCGCCCGCACCACGCTCGCCAACGAGCGGGTGGCGATGAGCGGCTCGGGGCTGGGCGCGCGGCTCGAGTCCCTGCTCGCCGATCCCGGTCCGGCACCCGATCTCGCGGCGCTCGGCGAACTCGTGACCGAGGCGGCGTCCTGCACCCTGCTCGACCTGCGCGCCGTCATCGCCAGCGTCGGCGGGCAGGATCCGGGAGCGGGGTCCAGCGTCCGCAAGCTGGTCGGCGTGCAGCACCGCCAGGCCGTGGCGGAGGCCTGCCTGCGACGCCTGGGCCCCGACGGTGCGGTCGCCGGCCCGGAGGACCCCGCGGACGCGCGCTACGAGTTCCTGCTGACCCGGTGCCTGTCCATCGCGGGCGGCACGTCGCAGATCCTGCGGAACGTCGCCGCCGAGCAACTGCTCGGCCTGCCCCGCTCCTGA
- the dmpG gene encoding 4-hydroxy-2-oxovalerate aldolase, with the protein MTGINGELWNDPNRDVRIVDTSLRDGSHAMAHQFTEQNVRDTVRALDDAGISLIEVTHGDGLGGSTFNYGFSLVDERKLIAAAVDEAQQAKIAVLMLPGLGTVEDIRVAADLGAGALRIATHCTEADVSIQHFGAARELGLETVGFLMLSHMSTPEALAKQARIMADAGCQCVYVVDSAGALILEDAGDRVAALVAELGEDAQVGYHGHQNLSFGVANSVLAYRAGAKQIDGSLLALGAGAGNSPTEVLSAAFEKLGVRTGTDKDALMAAAEDVVKPYITRLPVMDRSSIVQGAAGVYSSFLLHAERAAERYGVPAYEILYECGRRGYVGGQEDMIIAIAVEMSAAQKV; encoded by the coding sequence ATGACCGGCATCAACGGCGAGCTCTGGAACGATCCGAACCGCGACGTGCGCATCGTCGACACGTCGCTGCGCGACGGCAGCCACGCGATGGCGCACCAGTTCACCGAGCAGAACGTGCGGGACACCGTGCGCGCCCTCGACGACGCGGGCATCTCGCTCATCGAGGTGACCCACGGCGACGGCCTCGGCGGCAGCACGTTCAACTACGGCTTCTCGCTGGTCGACGAGCGCAAGCTCATCGCCGCCGCCGTCGACGAGGCGCAGCAGGCGAAGATCGCCGTGCTCATGCTCCCGGGACTCGGCACCGTCGAGGACATCCGCGTGGCGGCCGACCTCGGCGCCGGTGCGCTGCGCATCGCGACGCACTGCACCGAGGCGGACGTCTCGATCCAGCACTTCGGCGCCGCTCGGGAACTGGGCCTCGAGACCGTCGGCTTCCTCATGCTCTCGCACATGTCCACGCCGGAGGCGCTGGCGAAGCAGGCGCGGATCATGGCCGACGCCGGCTGCCAGTGCGTGTACGTCGTCGACTCCGCCGGCGCGCTGATCCTTGAGGACGCCGGCGACCGCGTCGCCGCGTTGGTCGCGGAGCTGGGGGAGGACGCGCAGGTGGGATACCACGGGCACCAGAACCTCAGCTTCGGCGTCGCCAACTCCGTGCTCGCGTACCGGGCGGGCGCGAAGCAGATCGACGGCTCGCTGCTGGCCCTCGGCGCCGGCGCGGGCAATTCACCGACCGAGGTCCTCTCGGCCGCCTTCGAGAAGCTGGGCGTGCGCACCGGCACCGACAAGGACGCGCTCATGGCCGCGGCGGAGGACGTGGTGAAGCCCTACATCACCCGGCTGCCGGTCATGGACCGCAGTTCGATCGTCCAGGGCGCGGCGGGTGTGTACTCCAGCTTCCTGCTGCATGCGGAGCGGGCCGCGGAGCGCTACGGCGTCCCCGCGTACGAGATCCTCTACGAGTGCGGTCGCCGCGGCTACGTCGGCGGCCAGGAGGACATGATCATCGCCATCGCGGTGGAGATGTCCGCGGCCCAGAAGGTCTGA
- a CDS encoding MlaD family protein — protein sequence MTRSGIASTLGLVALVVVSVLLLGNQGVQWFSPSGERTAYIRLTDANGLQEGSRVLDRGVEVGKVRGLTVDADRVEVEVGYAKDTRITAGAKVRVQNLSGLGETYLTIAQSDGAAVPDGARLDGVVDTADSTVGALSSSLSRLMKQLDPGTVQRLLARADEALPDNEQTVPTIDSGAVLSATSILRQLPDIRDLLQSFNSITPRATEVGALLLSLEQPLRTFGKGYGEMAPHSVSYISEGDYPNVIQDGMLELFKVIQGFEDGAAPSVQYLSELLLPSVRAMAAPLSTINAGQLLDTALGSVRGRSGAVTLRLAGSEGGPATPSSAKPTADPTRPASSSTTPAAPSRRTAPSSTPAQPR from the coding sequence ATGACCCGCTCCGGTATCGCCTCCACCCTCGGCCTCGTCGCGCTCGTGGTGGTCTCCGTCCTGCTCCTGGGAAACCAGGGCGTGCAATGGTTCTCGCCCTCGGGTGAGCGCACCGCCTACATCCGGCTCACCGACGCCAACGGCCTGCAAGAGGGCTCGCGGGTCCTCGATCGCGGCGTCGAGGTCGGTAAGGTCCGCGGGCTCACGGTCGACGCCGACCGGGTCGAGGTCGAGGTCGGCTACGCGAAGGACACCCGGATCACCGCCGGCGCGAAGGTCCGCGTGCAGAACCTCTCGGGGCTGGGCGAGACGTACCTGACCATCGCCCAGAGCGACGGTGCTGCGGTCCCCGACGGGGCACGCCTGGACGGCGTCGTGGACACCGCCGATTCCACCGTCGGCGCGCTGTCGAGTTCGCTCTCACGGCTGATGAAGCAGCTCGATCCGGGCACCGTGCAGCGCCTGCTGGCCCGCGCCGACGAGGCCCTGCCGGACAACGAGCAGACGGTGCCCACCATCGATTCCGGTGCGGTTCTCTCCGCCACGTCGATCCTGCGCCAGCTGCCCGACATCCGGGACCTGCTGCAGTCGTTCAACTCGATCACCCCGCGCGCGACCGAGGTCGGCGCCCTGCTGCTCAGCCTCGAGCAGCCGTTGCGCACCTTCGGCAAGGGCTACGGCGAGATGGCGCCCCACTCGGTGTCCTACATCAGCGAGGGCGACTACCCCAACGTGATCCAGGACGGCATGTTGGAGCTGTTCAAGGTGATCCAGGGCTTCGAGGACGGTGCCGCGCCGAGCGTGCAGTACCTCTCCGAGCTCCTGCTCCCCTCGGTCCGCGCTATGGCCGCGCCGCTCTCGACGATCAACGCCGGCCAACTCCTCGACACGGCGCTGGGCTCGGTGCGCGGTCGTTCCGGCGCAGTCACGCTGCGCCTGGCCGGATCCGAGGGCGGGCCCGCGACCCCGTCGTCGGCGAAGCCCACGGCCGATCCCACCCGCCCGGCGTCATCGAGCACGACGCCCGCCGCGCCGTCCCGCCGCACCGCACCGTCCAGCACACCCGCGCAGCCCCGCTGA
- a CDS encoding MlaD family protein — protein sequence MRANNTRATITLAIALVITLAIAAGIFAALRNPAGGETRDYEAHLSDASGLRVGSDVRLRGVLIGKVTAVDVRGTADGNGNEAVVGFSAQNEHPVTSTTRVAVKYRNLTGERFIEIQPGSSAGGAPTTSIPMARTTPSFDITTLFNGLAPVLRTLSPEDVNELTRNLLGLLQGDDTTAAQTFGAIDKITANLADRQTVIKTLIDNVTRVANMINDYSPQVVEFIVNFDLLLTKVLQNLDEFRRTATYGPGFGAATNRVLTALGLSKELDVEKLMRTAFQDPGAAVQAMGKLPGLFTGVAALLGAPPAPCSKGEAPLPNKVTVLTGGTNVTVCLK from the coding sequence ATGCGCGCCAACAACACTCGCGCCACGATCACCCTCGCGATCGCACTCGTGATCACCCTGGCGATCGCCGCCGGCATCTTCGCCGCGCTGCGCAACCCGGCCGGCGGCGAGACCCGCGACTACGAGGCGCACCTCTCGGACGCCTCCGGACTGCGGGTCGGCAGCGACGTGCGGCTGCGCGGCGTCCTGATCGGCAAGGTCACCGCCGTCGACGTCCGCGGCACCGCCGACGGCAACGGCAACGAGGCGGTCGTCGGATTCTCCGCGCAGAACGAGCATCCCGTCACCTCGACCACCCGCGTCGCCGTGAAGTACCGCAACCTCACGGGCGAGCGGTTCATCGAGATCCAGCCCGGCAGTTCCGCCGGCGGCGCGCCCACCACGTCGATCCCGATGGCCCGCACCACCCCGTCGTTCGACATCACCACATTGTTCAACGGCCTGGCCCCGGTGCTGCGCACGCTCAGCCCCGAGGACGTCAACGAGCTCACCCGGAACCTGCTGGGGCTGTTGCAGGGCGACGACACGACGGCGGCCCAGACCTTCGGCGCGATCGACAAGATCACCGCGAACCTCGCCGATCGGCAGACCGTGATCAAGACACTCATCGACAACGTCACCCGCGTCGCGAACATGATCAACGACTACTCGCCGCAGGTCGTCGAGTTCATCGTCAATTTCGATCTCCTGCTGACGAAGGTGTTGCAGAACCTCGACGAGTTCCGTCGTACCGCCACCTACGGCCCCGGCTTCGGTGCTGCCACCAACCGGGTGCTCACCGCCCTCGGCCTGTCCAAGGAACTCGACGTGGAGAAGCTCATGCGTACGGCCTTCCAGGATCCGGGCGCTGCGGTGCAGGCGATGGGCAAGCTGCCCGGCCTGTTCACCGGGGTCGCGGCCCTGCTCGGCGCGCCGCCGGCGCCGTGCTCGAAGGGCGAGGCCCCGCTGCCGAACAAGGTGACCGTGCTGACCGGCGGAACGAATGTGACGGTGTGCCTGAAATGA
- a CDS encoding acetaldehyde dehydrogenase (acetylating), which translates to MTEKVTAAIVGPGNIGTDLLAKLRRSEHVDVRYMVGVDPESDGLKRAAELGLETSAEGVDWLLSRPEPPQLVFEATSAKAHRANAPRYAEAGIVAVDLTPAAVGPLACPVVNLESQLDAPNVNMITCGGQATIPIVHAVSRVTPVSYAEIVASVSSRSAGPGTRANIDEFTETTARAIEEVGGAAKGKAIIIINPVEPPMIMRDTVFCAIDPDADRAAITASIEKMVEDVQVYVPGYTLKAPPQYDEPRPGWEGKARVAVFLEVAGNGDYLPTYAGNLDIMTAAAARAGELLAQRILAGVKA; encoded by the coding sequence ATGACGGAGAAAGTGACCGCGGCCATCGTCGGCCCGGGCAACATCGGAACGGACCTGCTGGCCAAACTGCGGCGCAGCGAGCACGTGGACGTGCGCTACATGGTGGGCGTGGACCCGGAATCGGACGGTCTCAAGCGTGCCGCCGAGCTCGGGCTCGAGACGTCGGCGGAGGGGGTGGACTGGCTGCTCTCGCGACCGGAACCGCCGCAGTTGGTGTTCGAGGCGACGTCGGCGAAGGCGCACCGCGCCAACGCTCCGCGCTACGCGGAGGCGGGCATCGTCGCCGTCGACCTGACGCCCGCCGCGGTCGGTCCCCTGGCGTGCCCGGTGGTCAATCTGGAGTCGCAGCTGGACGCACCCAACGTCAACATGATCACCTGCGGCGGCCAGGCGACGATCCCGATCGTGCACGCCGTCAGCCGCGTGACGCCGGTGAGCTATGCGGAGATCGTCGCGTCGGTGTCCTCGCGCTCCGCCGGCCCCGGCACCCGCGCCAACATCGACGAGTTCACCGAGACCACCGCCCGTGCGATCGAGGAGGTCGGCGGCGCGGCCAAGGGCAAGGCGATCATCATCATCAACCCGGTCGAGCCGCCGATGATCATGCGCGACACCGTGTTCTGCGCCATCGACCCCGACGCCGACCGTGCGGCGATCACCGCCTCGATCGAGAAGATGGTGGAGGACGTTCAGGTCTACGTTCCGGGCTACACGCTCAAGGCTCCGCCGCAGTACGACGAGCCCCGGCCCGGCTGGGAGGGCAAGGCCCGCGTCGCGGTCTTCCTCGAGGTCGCGGGCAACGGCGACTACCTGCCCACCTACGCGGGCAACCTCGACATCATGACCGCCGCGGCCGCGCGCGCGGGCGAGCTGCTGGCGCAGCGCATTCTGGCAGGAGTGAAGGCATGA
- a CDS encoding MlaD family protein: MRISLLAAAAVLLAPLVPTAVGAAAAASSTQCAYLADGIGLYPDNDVTQMGVKIGAVRSVEPSGDGVKVTFDVSGRTLPASVKAVTRSTSILADRSLELVGNYSTGATLNPGTCITRENTATPKSISETTSAATRLVDSVTEGGASADLGRLLTRLDTEVGPSVPPQAARSLTNLSTLMSDPAGFLGDVTTVVSNVRPLMQSMDQQWGEMLLTLQHAGNVLDQYGKVTFPAVSEIFQTLPVFFLVGDDMMRRYGDVIKPGGTLAADAVKLAATGVKSNEALAKMLPVFGSQIAPYLPRGDETPTAVAGVPVTSVATRDPNALCAQINAQAPGSCSVVAGKAQTATVDLAQLPFQGGR; this comes from the coding sequence ATGAGGATCTCCCTGCTCGCCGCGGCCGCCGTACTACTCGCGCCGCTCGTCCCCACCGCGGTCGGCGCGGCCGCCGCCGCGTCCAGCACGCAGTGCGCGTACCTCGCGGACGGCATCGGCCTCTACCCCGACAACGACGTCACCCAGATGGGCGTGAAGATCGGTGCGGTCCGCTCCGTCGAGCCTTCGGGCGACGGGGTCAAGGTCACCTTCGACGTCTCCGGGCGCACCCTGCCCGCCTCGGTGAAGGCGGTCACCCGCTCGACGTCGATCCTCGCGGACCGCTCGCTCGAGCTCGTGGGCAACTACTCGACCGGCGCCACGCTCAACCCCGGCACCTGCATCACCAGGGAGAACACGGCGACGCCGAAATCCATCTCCGAGACCACCTCCGCGGCGACGCGGCTGGTCGATTCGGTGACCGAGGGCGGTGCCTCCGCCGACCTGGGCAGGCTGCTCACGCGCCTCGACACCGAGGTCGGGCCGTCGGTGCCGCCGCAGGCCGCCCGTTCGCTGACGAACCTGTCCACGCTGATGAGCGATCCGGCCGGCTTCCTCGGCGACGTCACCACCGTGGTCAGCAACGTCCGTCCGCTCATGCAGAGCATGGACCAGCAGTGGGGCGAGATGCTGCTCACCCTCCAGCACGCGGGCAACGTCCTCGACCAGTACGGCAAGGTGACCTTCCCGGCGGTGTCGGAGATCTTCCAGACGCTGCCCGTCTTCTTCCTGGTCGGCGACGACATGATGCGCCGCTACGGCGACGTCATCAAGCCGGGCGGCACCCTGGCGGCGGACGCGGTCAAACTGGCCGCCACCGGCGTGAAGTCCAACGAGGCGCTGGCGAAGATGCTCCCGGTGTTCGGCTCGCAGATCGCGCCGTACCTGCCGCGCGGCGACGAGACGCCCACCGCGGTGGCGGGGGTTCCGGTCACCTCGGTGGCGACCCGCGACCCGAACGCACTCTGCGCGCAGATCAACGCGCAGGCGCCCGGGAGCTGCTCCGTGGTCGCCGGCAAGGCACAGACCGCCACCGTCGACCTGGCCCAACTGCCCTTCCAGGGAGGTCGCTGA
- a CDS encoding ferredoxin, translating into MKIIIGDACTGFGVCEGIRPDVFEVNDEGFAEATDEGLTDADREDIEYAASQCPTQAIRIEY; encoded by the coding sequence ATGAAGATCATCATCGGCGATGCGTGCACCGGATTCGGCGTCTGCGAGGGCATCCGCCCCGACGTCTTCGAGGTCAACGACGAAGGCTTCGCCGAGGCCACCGACGAGGGCCTCACCGACGCCGACCGCGAGGACATCGAGTACGCGGCCAGCCAGTGCCCCACGCAGGCCATCCGCATCGAATACTGA
- a CDS encoding MlaD family protein — MIFTGRPPWRGLISRSTRIGAIAVAVALVITAGLAYVYLRPPGQKELTFVTQDAALIKPGVEVRASGVRIGSVSAVDLRKDDVQVTARIDDDVFVGDQTSVAVRMLTVAGGFYVAVTSAGRSALGDKPVPRSRVSLPYSIGDLLQDTPEKLEPVDRTQLATSIKALSTGLDSNPGSVDNVVEGVNSLIGQLTEQRDQIGRIINVSTQYATSFAEQRETIMTMIHKASLAIVTLDQTAANFGLAYQGLAGMFGKIKPFLDLYWKYRDTLGDAFGKMESALQTTNVTIPAMIGELQKTIETMQANLEKQGKPMSPDTVLASRLCFPTATVSC; from the coding sequence ATGATCTTCACCGGACGTCCGCCCTGGCGCGGACTCATCAGCCGCAGCACCAGGATCGGTGCCATCGCCGTCGCCGTCGCCCTCGTCATCACCGCGGGCCTCGCCTACGTCTATCTGCGCCCGCCGGGCCAGAAGGAGCTCACCTTCGTCACCCAGGACGCGGCACTGATCAAGCCCGGTGTGGAAGTGCGCGCCTCCGGCGTGCGGATCGGCTCGGTGTCCGCCGTCGACCTGCGCAAGGACGACGTGCAGGTGACCGCCCGCATCGATGACGACGTCTTCGTCGGTGACCAGACCTCGGTCGCCGTCCGCATGCTCACCGTGGCCGGCGGCTTCTACGTGGCCGTCACCTCCGCCGGGCGGTCCGCGTTGGGCGACAAGCCCGTTCCGCGTTCCCGCGTGAGCCTCCCGTACAGCATCGGTGATCTGCTGCAGGACACCCCCGAGAAGCTCGAGCCCGTGGACCGCACCCAGCTCGCCACGTCGATCAAGGCGCTGAGCACCGGCCTGGATTCCAACCCCGGCTCGGTGGACAACGTGGTGGAGGGCGTGAACTCGCTGATCGGCCAGCTCACGGAGCAGCGCGACCAGATCGGCCGGATCATCAACGTGAGCACGCAGTACGCCACGAGCTTCGCCGAGCAGCGCGAGACCATCATGACGATGATCCACAAGGCCTCGCTGGCGATCGTGACCCTCGACCAGACGGCGGCCAACTTCGGCCTGGCGTACCAGGGATTGGCCGGGATGTTCGGGAAGATCAAGCCCTTCCTCGACCTGTACTGGAAGTACCGGGACACGCTCGGCGACGCCTTCGGCAAGATGGAGTCCGCCCTGCAGACGACGAACGTGACGATCCCCGCGATGATCGGTGAGCTGCAGAAGACGATCGAGACGATGCAGGCCAATCTGGAGAAGCAGGGCAAGCCGATGTCGCCCGACACCGTGCTGGCCAGCCGCCTGTGCTTCCCGACGGCGACGGTGAGCTGCTGA